The Flavobacterium marginilacus genome window below encodes:
- a CDS encoding efflux RND transporter periplasmic adaptor subunit — translation MNSETIIPKSILSNTNFKPITTMKKISFLSLMAVFIISCADKSQAPAAAPAPLLPVMAVTTENTTTDAEYPAAIQGTVDVEIRPQVSGNLDRVLVDEGAYVTKGQSLFKINERPFREQLNTALASLHAAEAAYINAQLEVDKLTPLVQNKVVSDYQLKTAKASQKIAAANIEQAKAIAASAKINLGYTNITAPVNGYIGRLPKKQGSLVSANDIEALTTLSDVNEVYAYFSLGETDFIKFKSQYAGNSIGDKIKNLPPVTLLLADNSAYPQTGKIDMVDGQFDKTTGAITVRAKFSNPHKTLRSGNTGKIRLGIEHDDAILIPQSATIEMQDKTFVFAVSKENKVTKMPINVIGKSGTNYLIKDGIKAGDQIVLSGIDKLQEGQLIQPEKKDTKVAQIINKK, via the coding sequence ATGAATTCTGAAACGATTATTCCAAAAAGCATACTATCCAACACTAATTTTAAACCAATAACAACCATGAAAAAAATCTCTTTTTTAAGCTTAATGGCTGTATTTATAATCAGCTGTGCCGATAAATCGCAGGCACCTGCTGCTGCACCCGCTCCCCTTCTGCCTGTTATGGCAGTAACTACTGAGAACACCACTACCGATGCTGAATATCCTGCAGCGATACAAGGAACTGTAGATGTAGAAATCCGTCCGCAGGTAAGCGGGAACTTAGACCGTGTTTTGGTAGATGAAGGCGCTTATGTTACCAAAGGACAATCTTTATTCAAAATAAACGAACGTCCTTTCCGTGAGCAGTTAAATACTGCTCTAGCCAGTCTTCATGCTGCCGAAGCGGCTTATATCAACGCTCAGCTTGAAGTGGATAAACTGACTCCGCTAGTTCAAAACAAAGTAGTCTCAGATTATCAATTGAAAACCGCCAAAGCTTCTCAGAAAATTGCAGCCGCCAATATTGAACAGGCCAAAGCAATAGCCGCATCGGCAAAAATCAATTTAGGGTACACCAATATTACAGCTCCAGTAAACGGTTACATCGGAAGACTGCCTAAAAAACAGGGAAGTTTAGTTTCTGCCAATGATATTGAAGCCTTAACAACACTTTCAGATGTTAACGAAGTGTATGCTTATTTCTCTTTGGGTGAAACGGATTTCATCAAATTCAAATCACAATATGCAGGAAACAGCATTGGTGACAAAATCAAAAACCTGCCTCCGGTTACATTACTATTAGCCGATAACAGCGCTTATCCGCAAACGGGAAAAATCGATATGGTCGACGGGCAGTTTGATAAAACTACTGGAGCTATTACGGTTAGAGCCAAATTCTCCAATCCGCACAAAACGTTACGTTCCGGGAATACAGGAAAAATCCGTTTAGGAATAGAACACGACGATGCAATTTTGATTCCGCAGTCGGCTACTATCGAAATGCAGGATAAAACATTTGTTTTTGCGGTAAGCAAAGAAAATAAAGTTACCAAAATGCCTATCAATGTTATCGGAAAAAGCGGCACCAATTATCTTATCAAAGACGGTATAAAAGCGGGCGACCAGATTGTATTAAGCGGTATCGACAAACTTCAGGAAGGACAATTAATCCAGCCAGAAAAAAAAGATACTAAAGTTGCTCAAATCATTAACAAAAAATAA
- a CDS encoding TetR/AcrR family transcriptional regulator codes for MARCVEFNEVEKIEKAMNVFWEKGYNATSMQDLVDAMQINRSSLYNTIGDKHQLFMKCIGNYFDNAMCELKQKVAKETSAKSALIKVISDKADWIISCDKGCLGMKTTFEIAPDDNAVRNQMSKQNDIFIEFMATIVQKAMDDGEMDNSEDASLMAEYIATSFTGWKQSYIVNQNPIKIKKMSEFLIKNIFK; via the coding sequence ATGGCACGCTGTGTAGAATTTAACGAGGTCGAAAAAATTGAAAAAGCAATGAATGTCTTTTGGGAAAAAGGATATAATGCTACTTCTATGCAGGACTTAGTGGATGCTATGCAGATCAACCGAAGCAGTTTATACAACACTATTGGCGACAAGCATCAGTTATTTATGAAATGCATTGGCAATTATTTTGATAATGCCATGTGTGAATTAAAACAAAAAGTCGCCAAGGAAACCTCGGCCAAATCAGCGCTGATAAAGGTCATTTCTGATAAAGCAGATTGGATTATATCTTGTGATAAAGGATGTCTGGGTATGAAAACGACATTCGAAATAGCTCCAGATGATAACGCAGTCCGAAATCAAATGAGTAAACAAAATGATATTTTCATTGAATTTATGGCTACAATAGTTCAAAAAGCTATGGATGATGGTGAAATGGACAATTCAGAAGATGCATCATTAATGGCTGAGTATATTGCAACCTCCTTTACAGGCTGGAAGCAATCATACATCGTCAATCAAAATCCAATCAAAATCAAAAAAATGTCAGAATTCCTGATTAAAAATATATTTAAATAG
- a CDS encoding protease complex subunit PrcB family protein encodes MKNIKFLFIAVSIFFFNCDNDNSSTQESDQENLSKAYSEIITASMANTTPCTNPAEWTFTAIGSKACGGSVGFIPYSLKIDVPAFLKKVESYTKAQAAYNKKWGIFSTCDVAIQPSKVDCVNGKPALIYNIDNETAGSSINPITIRKYILYGNGDEKIHQQNLIINSNSDWTQLMQQMNTRNNVTNSFSETNIDFSKYTVIAIFDKIYGNGGHSIDITNIAEHQNNIIVTVANLLTGDAATVMTQPFHIVKIPKTTNPIIFQ; translated from the coding sequence ATGAAAAATATAAAATTCTTATTTATTGCAGTTAGTATCTTCTTTTTCAACTGCGATAATGATAACTCTTCGACACAAGAATCAGACCAGGAAAACCTATCCAAAGCGTACAGCGAAATTATTACCGCTTCGATGGCCAATACTACTCCATGCACTAATCCTGCAGAATGGACTTTTACAGCGATTGGATCAAAAGCATGCGGCGGTTCTGTTGGTTTTATTCCATATTCCTTGAAAATTGATGTTCCCGCATTCCTTAAAAAAGTAGAAAGTTACACCAAAGCACAAGCAGCGTACAATAAAAAATGGGGGATTTTCTCAACTTGTGATGTTGCTATTCAGCCTTCCAAAGTGGACTGCGTAAATGGAAAACCAGCATTAATTTACAACATCGATAATGAAACTGCTGGAAGCTCAATCAATCCAATAACCATTCGGAAATACATACTGTATGGTAATGGAGATGAAAAAATACATCAACAAAATTTAATAATAAATTCAAATTCAGATTGGACACAGCTCATGCAGCAAATGAATACAAGAAATAATGTTACAAACAGCTTTAGTGAGACAAATATTGATTTTAGTAAATACACTGTAATAGCCATTTTTGATAAAATCTATGGAAATGGAGGTCACAGTATTGATATTACAAATATTGCTGAACATCAAAACAATATAATTGTAACTGTTGCCAATTTATTGACTGGTGATGCTGCCACTGTAATGACGCAGCCTTTTCATATTGTAAAAATACCAAAAACTACAAACCCAATAATCTTCCAATAA